In the Engystomops pustulosus chromosome 2, aEngPut4.maternal, whole genome shotgun sequence genome, one interval contains:
- the PIP4K2C gene encoding phosphatidylinositol 5-phosphate 4-kinase type-2 gamma isoform X2, whose translation MLLPDDFKANSKIKVTNHLFNRENLPSHFKFKDYCPQVFRNLRERFGIDDIDYQVSLTRSSPYTENEAHDGRFLLSYDKTLAVKEISSEDVANMHSILSDYHQHIVKCHGSTLLPQFLGMYRLSVDNEDFYMLVMRNMFSHRLTVHRKYDLKGSLVSREASDKEKIKELPTLKDMDFLNINQKVYVDEEQKKVFMEKLKRDVEFLVQLKIMDYSLLLGINDVVRAEQEEEEEIEEEEAENEGTVHVVGSYGTSPEGIAGYLNSHKPLGPGEFDPMIDVYAIKSSERAPQKEVYFMGLIDIFTQYDAKKKAAHAAKTVKHGAGAEISTVHPDQYGKRFLEFVTNIFA comes from the exons ATGCTTTTACCAGATGATTTTAAGGCAAACTCAAAAATTAAGGTCACAAATCACCTCTTTAACAG AGAGAATTTACCTAGTCACTTCAAATTTAAAGACTACTGTCCTCAAGTTTTCCGAAATCTTCGGGAGCGTTTTGGAATAGATGACATTGATTATCAG GTCTCTCTAACACGTAGTTCCCCGTACACTGAAAATGAAGCTCATGATGGAAGGTTTCTTTTGTCTTATGACAAGACTCTGGCAGTAAAGGAGATCTCCAGTGAAGACGTGGCAAACATGCACAGTATCCTATCAGACTACCACCAA CATATAGTGAAATGTCACGGTAGCACACTTCTGCCTCAGTTTTTGGGGATGTATCGCTTGAGTGTAGACAATGAAGACTTTTACATGCTGGTAATGAGAAATATGTTCAGCCATCGCCTTACAGTTCACAGGAAGTATGATCTAAAG GGATCTTTAGTGTCTCGAGAGGCAAGTGATAAAGAGAAG ATAAAGGAACTTCCAACTTTAAAGGACATGGACTTTCTAAATATTAACCAAAAAGTATATGTCGATGAGGAACAAAAGAAAGTCTTCATGGAGAAACTGAAGCGGGATGTTGAG TTTCTGGTGCAGTTAAAAATTATGGATTACAGTCTCTTGCTGGGAATCAATGATGTAGTTCGAGCAGagcaagaggaggaagaagagattgaggaggaggaggccgaaaATGAGGGAACTGTTCATGTGGTTGGTTCCTATGGTACATCTCCTGAAGGAATAGCCGGCTACCTGAACTCTCATAAACCTCTAGGCCCAGGAGAGTTTGACCCCATGATCGATGTGTATGCCATTAAAAGTTCTGAGC GTGCTCCGCAGAAAGAAGTCTATTTCATGGGACTGATCGACATTTTTACACAATACGATGCAAAGAAGAAAGCCGCTCATGCAGCCAAAACTGTGAAGCATGGG gCCGGCGCTGAGATTTCTACTGTGCATCCAGATCAATACGGAAAACGATTCCTGGAGTTTGTAACAAATATCTTTGCCTAA
- the PIP4K2C gene encoding phosphatidylinositol 5-phosphate 4-kinase type-2 gamma isoform X1, producing the protein MSRLGGGRELLRRRARRPGELEGAESGSSPGGRGSSRLGQKKRKRRRLGGRGGWRPRGADMSSNAAPATSSAAVSILPATTAKTKTKKKHFVQQKVKVFRASDPLVSVFMWGVNHSVNELNQVPVPVMLLPDDFKANSKIKVTNHLFNRENLPSHFKFKDYCPQVFRNLRERFGIDDIDYQVSLTRSSPYTENEAHDGRFLLSYDKTLAVKEISSEDVANMHSILSDYHQHIVKCHGSTLLPQFLGMYRLSVDNEDFYMLVMRNMFSHRLTVHRKYDLKGSLVSREASDKEKIKELPTLKDMDFLNINQKVYVDEEQKKVFMEKLKRDVEFLVQLKIMDYSLLLGINDVVRAEQEEEEEIEEEEAENEGTVHVVGSYGTSPEGIAGYLNSHKPLGPGEFDPMIDVYAIKSSERAPQKEVYFMGLIDIFTQYDAKKKAAHAAKTVKHGAGAEISTVHPDQYGKRFLEFVTNIFA; encoded by the exons ATGAGCCGGCTGGGTGGAGGTAGGGAGCTATTGCGCAGGCGCGCCCGGCGCCCAGGTGAGTTAGAAGGGGCGGAGAGCGGCAGCAGCCCCGGCGGGAGGGGGAGCAGCCGCTTGGGACAGAAGAAGAGAAAGAGGAGGAGGCTCGGGGGTCGTGGCGGCTGGCGGCCCCGTGGTGCTGACATGTCTTCCAACGCGGCGCCCGCTACTTCCTCGGCAGCTGTCAGCATTCTCCCCGCCACCACAGCCAAGACTAAGACCAAGAAGAAACACTTCGTGCAGCAGAAAGTGAAGGTGTTCCGGGCCAGCGACCCGCTCGTCAGTGTCTTCATGTGGGGAGTCAACCACTCG GTCAATGAGCTGAATCAAGTTCCTGTCCCAGTGATGCTTTTACCAGATGATTTTAAGGCAAACTCAAAAATTAAGGTCACAAATCACCTCTTTAACAG AGAGAATTTACCTAGTCACTTCAAATTTAAAGACTACTGTCCTCAAGTTTTCCGAAATCTTCGGGAGCGTTTTGGAATAGATGACATTGATTATCAG GTCTCTCTAACACGTAGTTCCCCGTACACTGAAAATGAAGCTCATGATGGAAGGTTTCTTTTGTCTTATGACAAGACTCTGGCAGTAAAGGAGATCTCCAGTGAAGACGTGGCAAACATGCACAGTATCCTATCAGACTACCACCAA CATATAGTGAAATGTCACGGTAGCACACTTCTGCCTCAGTTTTTGGGGATGTATCGCTTGAGTGTAGACAATGAAGACTTTTACATGCTGGTAATGAGAAATATGTTCAGCCATCGCCTTACAGTTCACAGGAAGTATGATCTAAAG GGATCTTTAGTGTCTCGAGAGGCAAGTGATAAAGAGAAG ATAAAGGAACTTCCAACTTTAAAGGACATGGACTTTCTAAATATTAACCAAAAAGTATATGTCGATGAGGAACAAAAGAAAGTCTTCATGGAGAAACTGAAGCGGGATGTTGAG TTTCTGGTGCAGTTAAAAATTATGGATTACAGTCTCTTGCTGGGAATCAATGATGTAGTTCGAGCAGagcaagaggaggaagaagagattgaggaggaggaggccgaaaATGAGGGAACTGTTCATGTGGTTGGTTCCTATGGTACATCTCCTGAAGGAATAGCCGGCTACCTGAACTCTCATAAACCTCTAGGCCCAGGAGAGTTTGACCCCATGATCGATGTGTATGCCATTAAAAGTTCTGAGC GTGCTCCGCAGAAAGAAGTCTATTTCATGGGACTGATCGACATTTTTACACAATACGATGCAAAGAAGAAAGCCGCTCATGCAGCCAAAACTGTGAAGCATGGG gCCGGCGCTGAGATTTCTACTGTGCATCCAGATCAATACGGAAAACGATTCCTGGAGTTTGTAACAAATATCTTTGCCTAA